One part of the Vogesella sp. LIG4 genome encodes these proteins:
- the phnX gene encoding phosphonoacetaldehyde hydrolase encodes MQRYQQLEAVIFDWAGTVVDFGSFAPTQVLLDVFAAIGVPVSMAEARVPMGLAKWDHIQALGRLPAVAERWRARFGRDMADADVDALYAQFMPLQVARVGEYSAPIAGAIDTVNQLRERGLKIGSCSGYPRVVMDRLLPLAAAAGYAPDHTVATDDLPAGGRPGPWMALANVLALAVGDVRHCVKVDDTVPGIAEGLRAGMWTVGLAASGNAVGLTAAEWAALSPAQQAELRAPAVAALQAAGAHYVVDTIGELPALLDAIEARLAAGERP; translated from the coding sequence ATGCAACGCTATCAACAACTGGAAGCCGTGATTTTCGACTGGGCCGGCACCGTGGTGGACTTCGGCTCCTTCGCGCCCACCCAGGTGCTGCTCGACGTGTTCGCCGCCATCGGCGTGCCGGTGAGCATGGCCGAGGCGCGGGTGCCGATGGGGCTGGCCAAGTGGGACCACATCCAGGCGCTGGGCCGGCTGCCGGCGGTAGCCGAACGCTGGCGCGCGCGCTTTGGCCGCGATATGGCGGATGCCGATGTCGATGCGCTGTACGCGCAGTTCATGCCGCTGCAGGTGGCGCGCGTCGGCGAATACTCGGCGCCGATCGCCGGCGCCATCGACACCGTGAACCAGCTGCGCGAGCGCGGCCTGAAGATAGGCAGCTGCTCCGGCTACCCGCGCGTGGTGATGGATCGCCTGCTGCCGCTGGCCGCCGCAGCCGGCTACGCGCCGGACCACACCGTGGCCACCGACGACCTGCCGGCCGGCGGCCGCCCCGGCCCGTGGATGGCGCTGGCCAATGTGCTGGCGCTGGCGGTGGGCGACGTGCGCCACTGCGTGAAGGTGGACGACACCGTGCCCGGCATCGCCGAGGGCCTGCGTGCCGGCATGTGGACGGTGGGCCTGGCCGCCAGCGGCAATGCCGTCGGCCTGACGGCAGCGGAGTGGGCGGCGCTGAGCCCGGCGCAGCAGGCGGAACTGCGCGCGCCGGCGGTGGCGGCGCTGCAGGCTGCCGGCGCCCACTACGTGGTGGACACCATCGGCGAACTGCCGGCGCTGCTGGACGCCATCGAGGCGCGGCTGGCCGCCGGGGAGCGCCCGTGA
- a CDS encoding 2-aminoethylphosphonate--pyruvate transaminase yields MREPILLTPGPLTTSLATKAAMLTDWGSWDSRFNQLTASVCRDLLHIAGGADSHVCVPLQGSGTFAVEAAVANLVPPDGKLLVLVNGAYGKRMAQIAHYLRRDCTVYETADDTPPSAQTVAMLLQDDPAISHVGLIHCETSTGILNPLADIAAVVHAAGCKLIVDAMSSFGALPIDVAALHIDALIASSNKCLEGVPGMGFVIANRNSLLQSRGNSHSLALDLLAQYDYLQSTGQWRFTPPTHVLAALRAALDQYLAKGGQPARLARYAANAALLQQRLCAAGLQLFLPPGLQAPIILTFHAPAHADYQFKAFYEAVREQGFVLYPGKLTSQETFRVGCIGAIDAAEIEQACHAIITTLRQLGWLA; encoded by the coding sequence ATGCGAGAACCCATCCTGCTCACCCCCGGCCCGCTGACCACCTCGCTGGCCACCAAGGCCGCCATGCTCACCGACTGGGGCTCCTGGGACAGCCGCTTCAACCAGCTGACCGCCAGCGTCTGCCGCGACCTGCTGCACATTGCCGGCGGCGCCGACAGCCACGTCTGCGTGCCGCTGCAGGGCTCCGGCACCTTTGCGGTGGAAGCCGCGGTAGCCAACCTGGTGCCGCCCGACGGCAAGCTGCTGGTGCTGGTGAACGGCGCCTACGGCAAGCGCATGGCGCAGATTGCGCACTACCTGCGCCGCGACTGCACGGTGTATGAAACCGCCGACGACACGCCGCCTTCGGCGCAGACCGTGGCCATGCTGCTGCAGGACGACCCGGCGATCAGCCATGTCGGGCTGATCCACTGCGAAACCAGCACCGGCATCCTCAACCCGCTGGCCGACATTGCCGCCGTGGTGCACGCCGCCGGGTGCAAGCTGATCGTCGATGCCATGTCCAGCTTCGGCGCGCTGCCCATCGACGTGGCCGCGCTGCACATCGACGCGCTGATCGCCAGCAGCAACAAGTGCCTGGAAGGCGTGCCGGGCATGGGTTTTGTCATTGCCAACCGCAACAGCCTGCTGCAAAGCCGCGGCAACAGCCACTCGCTGGCGCTGGACCTGCTGGCGCAGTACGACTACCTGCAGAGCACCGGCCAGTGGCGCTTCACCCCGCCCACCCACGTGCTGGCCGCACTGCGCGCCGCGCTCGACCAGTACCTGGCCAAGGGCGGCCAGCCGGCCCGGCTGGCGCGCTATGCGGCCAACGCTGCGCTGCTGCAGCAGCGGCTGTGCGCCGCCGGGCTTCAACTGTTCCTGCCGCCCGGGCTGCAGGCGCCGATCATCCTGACCTTCCACGCCCCGGCCCATGCCGACTACCAGTTCAAGGCGTTCTACGAGGCGGTGCGCGAGCAGGGCTTCGTGCTGTACCCGGGCAAGCTCACCAGCCAGGAAACCTTCCGTGTCGGCTGCATCGGCGCCATCGACGCCGCCGAGATCGAGCAGGCCTGCCACGCCATCATCACCACCCTGCGCCAGCTCGGCTGGCTCGCCTGA
- a CDS encoding putative 2-aminoethylphosphonate ABC transporter permease subunit: MISLSLPRRLQRGRDERLALGLNWLLLALLLVAVLLPLAAILGQAFHGADGSPASLAPLGDTLRQPGFVAALAGSLQVALATTALVLPLAYGYAAALTRVLLPLRGLFRLLALLPLLAPSLLPGISLVYLFGNQGLLKAWFPAGGIYGFAGIVLGEAFYTFPHALMILLAALAVGDARLYEAARSMGAGRLRQFLTITLPATRYGLVSAALVVFTLVVTDFGVAKVIGGRYPVLAMEAYKQVIGQQNFPRGAVIGLLLLLPALLSFAVDRRLQRRQGAQLSARAQPLQPLRQPWLRALATLFCSVVALALLALLGTAVAAAFMRQWPYQLGFSLQHFDFDMVDGGGWPAFGNSLRLALWTALCGTPLVFLGAWCSSRLKSAGGAGQLLHAIAMLPMAVPGMVLGLGYIFFFNHAANPLHGLYGTLAILVLCSVAHFYTTAHLTARTALVQLDPEFEAVAASLKVPLWITLWRVTLPACLPAVLEIARYFFVSALTTVSAVIFLYTPDSVLASVAVLNMDDAGDTAAAAAMATLIVASSAAVCLLFALLSHWVLRRSQRWRETS, translated from the coding sequence ATGATCAGCCTGAGTCTGCCGCGCCGCCTGCAGCGCGGCCGCGACGAACGCCTGGCCCTCGGCCTGAACTGGCTGTTGCTGGCGCTGCTGCTGGTGGCGGTGCTGCTGCCGCTGGCGGCCATTCTCGGCCAGGCCTTCCATGGCGCCGACGGCAGCCCGGCCAGCCTGGCGCCGCTGGGCGACACCCTGCGCCAGCCGGGCTTTGTCGCCGCGCTGGCCGGCAGCCTGCAGGTGGCGCTGGCCACTACCGCGCTGGTGCTGCCGCTGGCCTATGGCTACGCCGCGGCGCTGACGCGGGTGCTGCTGCCGCTGCGCGGGCTGTTCCGCCTGCTGGCGCTGCTGCCGCTGCTGGCGCCGTCGCTACTGCCCGGCATCTCGCTGGTGTACCTGTTCGGCAACCAGGGGCTGCTGAAAGCCTGGTTCCCCGCCGGCGGCATCTACGGCTTTGCCGGCATCGTGCTGGGCGAGGCGTTCTACACCTTTCCGCACGCGCTGATGATTCTGCTGGCGGCGCTGGCCGTGGGCGACGCCCGGCTGTACGAGGCGGCGCGCAGCATGGGGGCAGGGCGGCTGCGCCAGTTCCTGACCATCACCCTGCCGGCCACCCGCTACGGCCTGGTATCGGCGGCACTGGTGGTGTTCACCCTGGTGGTAACCGACTTCGGCGTGGCCAAGGTGATAGGCGGGCGCTACCCGGTACTGGCGATGGAAGCCTACAAGCAGGTGATCGGCCAGCAGAACTTTCCGCGCGGCGCGGTCATCGGCCTGCTGCTGTTGCTGCCGGCGCTGCTGTCCTTCGCCGTGGATCGCCGCCTGCAACGCCGCCAGGGTGCGCAGCTGAGCGCCCGCGCCCAGCCGCTGCAGCCGCTGCGCCAGCCGTGGCTGCGCGCACTGGCCACCCTGTTCTGCAGCGTGGTGGCGCTGGCGCTGCTGGCCTTGCTGGGCACTGCCGTGGCTGCCGCCTTCATGCGGCAATGGCCGTACCAGCTGGGTTTCAGCCTGCAGCATTTCGATTTCGACATGGTGGATGGCGGTGGCTGGCCGGCGTTCGGCAACAGCCTGCGGCTGGCGCTGTGGACCGCGCTGTGCGGCACGCCGCTGGTGTTCCTGGGCGCATGGTGCAGCAGCCGGCTGAAGTCGGCCGGCGGCGCCGGCCAGCTGCTGCACGCCATTGCCATGCTGCCGATGGCGGTGCCGGGCATGGTGCTGGGGCTGGGCTACATCTTCTTCTTCAACCATGCGGCCAACCCCTTGCACGGGCTGTACGGCACGCTGGCCATCCTGGTGCTGTGCTCGGTGGCGCATTTCTACACCACCGCCCACCTTACCGCCCGTACCGCGCTGGTGCAGCTGGACCCGGAATTCGAGGCGGTGGCCGCTTCGCTCAAGGTGCCGCTGTGGATCACGCTGTGGCGGGTGACGCTGCCGGCCTGCCTGCCGGCGGTGCTGGAGATTGCGCGCTACTTTTTTGTATCGGCGCTCACCACGGTATCGGCGGTGATCTTCCTGTACACCCCGGACAGCGTGCTGGCCTCGGTGGCGGTGCTGAACATGGACGACGCCGGCGACACCGCCGCCGCCGCGGCGATGGCAACGCTGATCGTGGCCAGCTCGGCCGCCGTCTGCCTGCTGTTCGCGCTGCTGTCGCACTGGGTGCTGCGCCGCAGCCAGCGCTGGCGCGAAACCTCCTGA